From the Synechococcus sp. HK01-R genome, one window contains:
- the rplK gene encoding 50S ribosomal protein L11: MAKKVVAVIKLALQAGKANPAPPVGPALGQHGVNIMAFCKEYNARTQDKAGYVIPVEISVFEDRSFTFITKTPPASVLITKAAGIDKGSGQSAKGSVGSISRAQLEEIAKTKLPDLNCTSVESAMRIIEGTARNMGVAISD, translated from the coding sequence ATGGCCAAGAAAGTCGTAGCTGTGATCAAGCTGGCCCTTCAGGCCGGCAAAGCCAACCCTGCACCGCCGGTGGGTCCTGCCCTCGGTCAGCACGGGGTCAACATCATGGCGTTCTGCAAGGAGTACAACGCCCGCACTCAGGACAAGGCCGGTTATGTGATTCCGGTGGAGATTTCGGTCTTCGAGGACCGCAGTTTCACCTTCATCACCAAGACGCCTCCGGCGTCGGTGTTGATCACTAAGGCCGCTGGAATCGACAAGGGTTCCGGTCAGTCCGCCAAGGGCAGCGTTGGCTCCATCAGCCGTGCCCAGCTCGAGGAGATTGCGAAGACCAAGCTGCCTGACCTCAACTGCACCAGCGTTGAGTCGGCCATGCGCATCATCGAAGGCACCGCCCGCAACATGGGCGTCGCCATCAGCGACTGA
- the nusG gene encoding transcription termination/antitermination protein NusG, whose amino-acid sequence MSDVDLTADTSEVLDLPAPNEGEEGTASAAARTSVARWYAVQVASSCEKKVKATLEQRAVTLGVSSRILEIEIPETPAVKVKKDGSRQSTEEKVFPGYVLVRMVLDEDTMMAVRSTPNVINFVGAEDRRATGKARGHIKPRPLSRQEVDRIFKRAAEKKTVVKVDLTEGDQILVTAGPFKDFQGEVIEVAGERSKLKALLSIFGRETPVELEFSQVSKQN is encoded by the coding sequence GTGTCTGACGTCGACCTCACAGCTGATACCTCCGAGGTGCTGGATCTGCCAGCACCGAATGAGGGTGAAGAGGGGACGGCTTCGGCCGCGGCTCGCACCAGCGTGGCCCGGTGGTACGCGGTTCAGGTGGCCTCGAGCTGTGAAAAGAAGGTGAAAGCAACGCTGGAACAGCGCGCTGTCACCCTCGGCGTCAGCTCTCGCATCCTTGAGATTGAAATTCCCGAAACTCCTGCGGTGAAGGTGAAGAAGGACGGCAGCCGTCAGTCCACCGAGGAGAAAGTTTTCCCTGGCTACGTGCTGGTGCGCATGGTGCTGGACGAGGACACGATGATGGCGGTCCGCAGCACCCCAAACGTCATCAATTTCGTGGGTGCAGAAGATCGGCGTGCCACCGGTAAGGCTCGCGGCCACATCAAGCCCCGGCCCCTTAGCCGTCAGGAGGTCGACCGCATCTTCAAGCGGGCGGCTGAGAAGAAGACCGTCGTCAAGGTCGATCTCACCGAGGGTGACCAAATCCTGGTGACCGCCGGTCCGTTCAAAGACTTCCAGGGTGAGGTGATCGAAGTGGCAGGGGAGCGCAGCAAGCTCAAGGCTCTGCTGTCGATCTTTGGCCGGGAAACCCCGGTCGAGCTCGAGTTCTCTCAGGTGAGCAAGCAGAACTGA
- the secE gene encoding preprotein translocase subunit SecE, producing MTTPTSEDTTASQPQAPSDEGRKGGFLAAAFEELKLVVWPSRQQLFSESIAVILMVSLSAAAIAALSRFYGWAASQVFR from the coding sequence GTGACCACCCCCACTTCCGAGGACACCACCGCGAGCCAGCCCCAAGCTCCCTCTGATGAGGGGCGAAAGGGTGGCTTTCTGGCGGCCGCGTTTGAGGAGCTCAAGCTGGTGGTCTGGCCGAGTCGTCAGCAGCTCTTCAGCGAATCGATCGCTGTGATTTTGATGGTCAGTCTGTCTGCTGCGGCCATCGCTGCCCTCAGTCGTTTTTACGGCTGGGCTGCTTCTCAGGTGTTCCGTTGA
- a CDS encoding ATP-dependent Clp protease ATP-binding subunit: MTSEMRSATDPPASLTMEPDRFSDEAWDLLLAGQDLARRWRHAELDVEHLLQVLFSDRRFMETVRALPLDVPGLMDRLEAFLADQPMARGDDLFIGEDLEELLEAADRSRALWGSRQIELSHLLIAIGRDPRIGADLFDSAGLPADRLESELRRWSPGSAVVPTVSAERSAQPRPSAERQASAAQKPSAFQQQSVVPQPPIAPPQSAAPRQVPMESMAQPPASELPAEPSALELYGRDLTAAAEAGQLDPVIGRDGEIRRLIKVLSRRGKNNPVLIGAPGVGKTAIAELLAQRIVAGEVPDSLLGLRLVALDVGALIAGAKFRGQFEERLRSVLAEVSDPEAGVVLFIDELHTVVSSDRSSADAGSLLKPALARGDLRCIAATTTEDYRRTVEKDPALSRRFQQVPILEPSIELSIEILRGLKERYELHHGVTITDEALTAAARLADRYISDRCLPDKAIDLIDEAAAQLKMDVTSKPQVVEDAESELRRVELALLSAEQAPEAERVQLQRSRLEAASRLEDLRQRWQAERDQLAELRQLLQDDEDLRHAIAEAERNADLEEAARLEYDQLHRVQQRRRDLEQVLISAQAEGRALLREQVEAADIADVVARWTGIPVQRLLAGERQKLLELENHLAQRVIGQPEAVQAVAAAIRRARAGMKDPRRPVGSFLFLGPTGVGKTELAKALAALLFDEEESLVRLDMSEFMERNAVARLLGAPPGYVGYEEGGQLTEAVRRRPYALLLLDEVEKAHPDVFNVLLQVLDDGRLTDSQGRTVDFRHTVVVMTSNLASRAILDRARQGQQPEADVAALDQALAAQVDEALSRQFRPEFLNRIDEVIRFRPLAIDDLERIVHLQLAELDQLMREQDLELRVDPAVVRALAEQGFEPEYGARPLRRVLRRQLENPLATELLEDRFRGAKAVKVAPGATALDPFRFEPQT, encoded by the coding sequence ATGACTTCCGAGATGCGTTCCGCCACAGATCCACCGGCCAGCCTCACCATGGAGCCCGATCGCTTCAGCGACGAGGCCTGGGATCTGCTGCTGGCTGGGCAGGATCTGGCCCGTCGTTGGCGCCATGCCGAATTGGATGTGGAGCATTTGCTCCAGGTGTTGTTCAGCGACCGTCGCTTCATGGAGACGGTGCGGGCCTTGCCGCTCGATGTCCCGGGGCTGATGGATCGACTGGAGGCCTTCCTCGCCGACCAACCCATGGCTCGGGGAGACGATCTTTTTATTGGAGAAGATCTCGAGGAGCTCTTGGAGGCGGCGGACCGCTCTCGCGCCCTCTGGGGATCCCGCCAGATCGAGCTCTCCCATCTGCTGATCGCGATCGGACGTGATCCACGCATCGGGGCTGACCTCTTCGACAGTGCAGGCCTCCCGGCCGATCGCCTCGAGTCGGAGCTACGTCGTTGGTCGCCAGGGTCGGCGGTGGTCCCCACCGTCTCCGCTGAGCGTTCTGCTCAGCCCAGGCCATCGGCTGAACGACAAGCTTCGGCGGCACAGAAACCGTCTGCTTTTCAACAACAGTCCGTTGTTCCTCAACCGCCGATTGCACCACCACAGTCCGCGGCACCTCGGCAGGTGCCGATGGAGTCGATGGCTCAGCCCCCGGCATCGGAGCTGCCCGCTGAACCCTCAGCGTTGGAGCTCTATGGACGGGATCTGACGGCGGCGGCGGAGGCCGGTCAGTTGGATCCGGTGATCGGTCGCGATGGAGAGATCCGGCGCTTGATCAAGGTCCTGTCCCGACGGGGCAAGAACAATCCGGTGCTGATTGGTGCTCCTGGGGTGGGCAAGACCGCGATTGCTGAACTGCTGGCCCAGCGGATCGTTGCCGGTGAGGTGCCCGACTCGCTGTTGGGTCTGCGGCTGGTCGCCCTGGATGTGGGCGCCTTGATTGCGGGTGCCAAGTTCCGCGGCCAGTTTGAGGAGCGCTTGCGCTCGGTGTTGGCTGAGGTCAGTGATCCCGAGGCGGGAGTGGTGCTGTTCATCGATGAACTGCACACGGTGGTCAGCAGCGACCGCTCCAGTGCCGACGCAGGCAGTTTGCTCAAACCAGCCCTCGCCCGTGGCGATCTGCGTTGTATCGCTGCCACCACGACGGAGGACTATCGGCGCACGGTGGAGAAGGATCCGGCCCTGAGTCGACGCTTTCAGCAGGTGCCGATCCTTGAGCCTTCGATCGAGCTCAGCATCGAGATTCTGCGCGGCCTGAAGGAGCGCTATGAGCTGCACCATGGCGTGACGATCACCGATGAAGCACTCACGGCGGCGGCCCGTTTGGCGGATCGCTACATCAGTGATCGCTGTCTGCCGGATAAAGCCATCGACCTCATTGATGAGGCGGCCGCCCAGCTCAAAATGGATGTGACCTCCAAGCCTCAGGTGGTGGAGGATGCCGAGTCGGAGCTTCGCCGGGTGGAGCTGGCGCTGTTATCGGCTGAGCAGGCCCCGGAGGCTGAGCGGGTTCAGCTGCAGCGATCCCGTCTGGAGGCTGCGTCTCGTCTGGAGGATCTGCGTCAGCGTTGGCAGGCGGAGCGGGATCAATTGGCGGAGCTGCGTCAGCTCCTGCAGGACGATGAGGATCTGCGCCATGCCATCGCCGAAGCCGAGCGGAACGCTGATCTCGAGGAAGCCGCCCGTTTGGAATACGACCAGCTCCATCGCGTGCAGCAGCGCCGCCGCGATCTGGAGCAGGTGCTGATTTCGGCTCAGGCGGAGGGCAGAGCACTGCTGAGGGAGCAGGTGGAGGCTGCTGACATCGCTGATGTGGTGGCCCGCTGGACCGGGATCCCTGTCCAGCGCCTGCTGGCGGGTGAGCGTCAGAAGCTTTTGGAGCTTGAGAACCATCTCGCCCAGCGTGTGATTGGTCAGCCCGAAGCGGTGCAGGCGGTGGCAGCGGCGATCCGACGCGCCCGGGCCGGCATGAAGGACCCGCGTCGCCCAGTGGGGTCCTTTCTCTTCCTCGGACCCACAGGGGTGGGCAAGACCGAGCTCGCTAAGGCCTTAGCAGCCCTGCTCTTTGACGAGGAGGAGTCGCTGGTGCGCCTTGATATGAGTGAATTCATGGAGCGCAACGCAGTGGCCCGCCTGCTTGGAGCTCCTCCCGGCTATGTGGGCTATGAGGAAGGTGGTCAGCTCACCGAGGCCGTCCGTCGGCGCCCCTATGCGCTCTTACTGCTCGATGAGGTGGAGAAGGCGCACCCCGATGTCTTCAATGTCCTGCTGCAGGTGCTGGATGACGGGCGTCTCACGGATTCCCAGGGGCGCACCGTCGATTTCCGCCACACGGTGGTGGTGATGACCAGCAACCTGGCCAGTCGCGCCATTCTGGATCGGGCCCGTCAGGGGCAGCAGCCGGAGGCCGATGTCGCGGCGCTCGATCAGGCCCTCGCCGCCCAGGTGGATGAGGCCCTGTCGCGCCAGTTCAGGCCGGAATTCCTCAACCGGATTGATGAAGTAATCCGCTTCCGCCCTCTGGCGATCGACGATCTTGAGCGGATCGTGCATCTACAGCTCGCTGAGCTGGACCAACTGATGCGGGAGCAGGACCTGGAGCTGCGCGTTGACCCAGCCGTTGTGCGAGCCCTGGCGGAGCAGGGCTTTGAACCGGAGTACGGAGCGAGGCCCCTGCGCCGGGTGCTGCGGCGACAGTTGGAAAATCCTCTGGCTACGGAACTTTTGGAGGATCGCTTCCGCGGTGCCAAGGCGGTGAAGGTCGCTCCCGGCGCGACGGCATTGGACCCGTTCCGCTTCGAACCTCAAACCTGA
- the gloA gene encoding lactoylglutathione lyase, translating to MRMLHTMLRVGDLERSLSFYTEVLGMRLLRRKEYPSGRFTLAFVGYGDESEHSVLELTHNWDTDHYELGDAYGHIALGVEDIRATCAAIAGKGGRVVREPGPMKHGSTVIAFVEDPDGYKVELIELSSKAAA from the coding sequence ATGCGCATGTTGCACACCATGCTCCGGGTCGGGGATCTGGAGCGCTCCTTGAGCTTCTACACCGAGGTGCTGGGCATGCGTCTTCTGCGTCGCAAGGAGTACCCCTCGGGCCGTTTCACCCTGGCGTTTGTGGGTTATGGCGATGAGAGCGAGCACTCGGTGCTCGAGCTGACCCATAACTGGGATACCGATCACTACGAGCTGGGTGACGCTTATGGCCATATCGCCCTCGGGGTGGAGGACATCCGGGCCACCTGCGCGGCCATCGCCGGCAAAGGCGGACGGGTGGTGCGTGAACCCGGTCCGATGAAGCACGGCAGCACGGTGATCGCCTTTGTGGAGGATCCCGACGGATACAAGGTGGAGCTGATCGAGCTCTCCTCCAAGGCGGCTGCCTAA
- the eno gene encoding phosphopyruvate hydratase, whose translation MFDSLDLVIDTIVAREVLDSRGNPTVEAEVLLEGGASGRAIVPSGASTGAHEAHELRDGGSRYMGKGVTQAVDHIEDRIAPALCGLSALDQASIDAAMLELDGSANKSNLGANAILAVSMATARAAANGVGLPLYRYLGGPMATLLPVPLMNVINGGAHAANSLDFQEFMLVPHGAPSFREALRMGTEVFHTLKGLLKDRGLSTSVGDEGGFAPDLGNTEAGEILVEAIEKAGYKPGEEIALALDVASTEFFADGRYAFGGGSYTSAEMVDQLEQLVNRFPIVSIEDGLAEDDWEGWKHLTERLGNRVQLVGDDLFVTNSQRLQQGIDASTANSILIKVNQIGTLTETLQAIDLAGRNGYTSVISHRSGETEDTTIADLSVATRAGQIKTGSLSRSERVAKYNQLLRIEDELGSQAVYAGAVGQGPRGRG comes from the coding sequence GTGTTCGATTCCCTCGACCTCGTCATTGACACCATCGTTGCCAGGGAGGTGCTCGATTCCCGCGGCAACCCCACCGTGGAAGCGGAAGTGCTGCTCGAGGGAGGTGCCAGCGGTCGGGCGATCGTGCCCAGCGGCGCCAGCACCGGCGCCCACGAGGCCCATGAACTGCGTGATGGCGGCAGCCGCTACATGGGTAAGGGTGTCACCCAGGCGGTGGACCACATCGAGGATCGGATCGCCCCCGCTCTCTGCGGACTGTCTGCCCTTGACCAGGCGAGCATCGATGCAGCCATGCTCGAACTCGACGGCAGCGCCAACAAATCCAATCTGGGCGCCAACGCCATCCTGGCGGTGAGCATGGCCACGGCCCGTGCAGCTGCCAACGGCGTGGGCCTTCCGCTCTACCGCTACCTGGGCGGACCGATGGCCACCCTGCTGCCGGTGCCCCTGATGAACGTGATCAACGGCGGCGCCCATGCGGCCAACAGCCTTGATTTCCAAGAATTCATGCTGGTGCCCCACGGTGCCCCCAGCTTCCGCGAAGCCCTGCGCATGGGCACCGAGGTGTTCCATACCCTCAAGGGCCTGCTCAAGGACCGTGGCCTGAGCACCTCTGTAGGCGATGAAGGCGGCTTCGCCCCTGATCTGGGCAACACTGAAGCGGGCGAAATCCTGGTGGAAGCCATTGAGAAAGCCGGCTACAAGCCCGGCGAGGAGATCGCCCTTGCCCTCGACGTGGCCAGCACAGAGTTCTTCGCCGATGGCCGTTACGCCTTTGGCGGCGGCAGCTACACCAGTGCCGAGATGGTCGACCAACTCGAGCAGCTGGTGAATCGCTTCCCGATCGTTTCGATCGAGGACGGACTGGCGGAAGATGATTGGGAGGGCTGGAAGCACCTGACTGAACGCCTGGGCAACCGTGTGCAGCTCGTGGGTGATGACCTGTTCGTGACCAACAGCCAGCGCCTTCAGCAAGGCATCGATGCCAGCACAGCGAATTCGATCCTGATCAAGGTGAATCAGATCGGCACCCTGACCGAAACCCTGCAGGCGATCGATCTGGCGGGCCGCAACGGTTACACCAGCGTGATCAGCCACCGCAGCGGTGAAACCGAAGACACCACCATTGCTGATCTCTCCGTCGCCACCCGCGCCGGTCAGATCAAAACCGGCTCCTTGAGCCGCAGCGAACGGGTCGCCAAATACAACCAGCTGCTCCGCATTGAAGATGAGCTTGGTAGCCAAGCCGTGTATGCCGGTGCCGTTGGCCAAGGTCCCCGCGGCCGGGGCTGA